A genomic segment from Echeneis naucrates chromosome 20, fEcheNa1.1, whole genome shotgun sequence encodes:
- the and1 gene encoding actinodin1 → MAGRRRSTFSGVFITAALAVMLLPAFLSAGPIGQKAKGDAGESIQEKAAAAASHRRLIRNRRNISWYKQHSDFWSWYKFFTDNGNQEAVAEMDRIYLAYLQNKNRAEGRRSYKAYLRHLGEIYKSCADSDDPTCVASYTSRPKPKPEPPKPAPVKTCDPTKDPYCLYAALVQGKSPYLPLVLPAATPVQAPVKAPAPLYVRSAAPAKDPQSGYYYYAPSTTPFLSKEQKSELLRICSADDVECLQYHLRAAYGHAPSAGPLPSYAHLGCDPKKDPNCKPKLVQKAPSGLYMQYPNCDPLKDPLCAYAASLIAPRAPNPPAPAGPGSCNPLYEEGCNPLTATRFSSPPEAYKNEEMDEAAAIRAAPPAAEENNDPYAMFRDAYAHANRVNDPYAMFRQASASAPPPASDPYALLRRYMAQAQADPSAPRMEAAPESNPNDPYSAIHEAMAAMHRRAPPSARQQYPFSDPTFEEPAQEERHPLGPPGKTKEGYDCFIGYDRDCFPVKPTEPRAGVHRRIPYPHEAYEPHVNADGTRKGVLEPANPHCDPEYDRDCRLRRFEPEQSHGEAQPEHTEEDNRQGAADSDHHPEQQEQDPYETEPYQSGQEEPHMSYQPLSQGMPSLQDILRRYGDQFPEQDDHRAYTDDYRKK, encoded by the exons ATGGCTGGACGAAGGAGAAGCACGTTCTCCGGCGTGTTTATCACCGCCGCGCTGGCTGTGATGCTGCTGCCTG CCTTCTTGTCTGCTGGACCAATTGGACAAAAGGCCAAAGGAGATG CGGGAGAGAGCATCCAGGAGAAGGCGGCGGCTGCGGCGTCTCACAGGAGGCTGATCCGCAACCGCAGGAACATCAGCTGGTACAAACAGCACTCTGACTTCTGGAGCTGGTACAAGTTCTTCACCGACAATGGCAACCAGGAGGCG GTGGCAGAGATGGACCGCATCTACTTGGCCTACCTTCAGAACAAGAACCGTGCAGAAGGACGTCGCTCCTACAAAGCCTACCTGCGCCACCTCGGGGAGATCTACAAGTCCTGCGCTGACTCTGATGATCCCACCTGTGTGGCTTCGTACACCAGCAGGCCCAAACCAAAACCTGAACCCCCAAAGCCTGCACCAGTAAAGACCTGTGACCCCACCAAAGACCCTTACTGCCTGTATGCTGCTTTGGTCCAGGGCAAAAGCCCCTACCTGCCCCTGGTCCTGCCAGCTGCCACCCCTGTCCAGGCACCAGTCAAGGCTCCAGCACCTCTGTATGTCCGCTCTGCTGCCCCAGCAAAGGACCCACAGTCTGGGTATTACTACTACGCTCCATCCACAACGCCTTTCCTTTCCAAG GAGCAGAAGTCAGAGCTGCTGCGCATCTGCTCTGCTGATGACGTCGAGTGTCTGCAGTATCACCTGAGAGCTGCCTATGGGCACGCGCCCTCCGCTGGGCCTCTGCCTTCCTACGCCCACCTTGGCTGCGATCCCAAGAAAGACCCTAACTGCAAACCCAAACTGGTGCAGAAAGCCCCCTCTGGTCTGTACATGCAGTACCCAAACTGTGACCCGCTCAAGGACCCCTTATGTGCCTACGCTGCTTCCCTCATA GCGCCCCGTGCCCCCAACCCCCCTGCCCCGGCTGGCCCTGGATCCTGCAACCCTCTTTATGAAGAAGGCTGCAACCCACTCACAGCCACCAGATTTTCCAGTCCCCCAGAGGCGTACAAAAACGAGGAGATGGATGAGGCTGCTGCCATCCGTGCTGCCCCTCCTGCTGCCGAGGAGAACAACGATCCCTATGCCATGTTTAGGGATGCTTATGCTCATGCTAACAGAGTTAATGATCCTTACGCTATGTTCCGCCAGGCCAGcgcttcagctcctccaccagccaGCGACCCGTACGCTCTTCTCCGTCGATACATGGCTCAAGCTCAGGCCGACCCTAGTGCTCCACGTATGGAGGCTGCCCCCGAGTCCAACCCCAATGACCCTTACTCAGCGATCCACGAGGCAATGGCCGCCATGCATCGTCGTGCCCCCCCTTCTGCCAGGCAGCAGTACCCTTTTTCAGACCCCACTTTTGAGGAGCCTGCCCAAGAGGAGCGCCACCCCCTGGGTCCCCCAGGTAAGACCAAGGAGGGCTACGACTGCTTCATTGGCTATGACCGCGACTGCTTCCCCGTGAAGCCCACTGAGCCTCGTGCTGGAGTCCATCGTCGCATCCCGTACCCTCACGAGGCCTACGAGCCACACGTGAATGCTGACGGGACGAGAAAAGGAGTCTTAGAGCCTGCCAACCCTCATTGTGACCCCGAGTACGACAGGGACTGCCGCCTGCGCCGCTTTGAGCCTGAGCAGAGCCACGGTGAGGCCCAGCCCGAGCACACCGAGGAGGACAACCGCCAGGGAGCTGCAGACAGCGACCATCACccagagcagcaggagcaggatcCGTACGAGACAGAGCCCTACCAGAGCGGGCAGGAGGAGCCTCACATGTCCTACCAGCCGCTCTCACAGGGTATGCCCAGCCTGCAGGACATACTGAGGCGCTACGGGGACCAGTTCCCCGAGCAGGATGATCACAGAGCTTACACAGATGACTACCGCAAGAAATAA
- the cops9 gene encoding COP9 signalosome complex subunit 9, with protein MKPAVDEMFPEGAGPYVDLDEAGGSSGLLMDLAANEKAVHSDFFNDFEDLFDDDDLQ; from the exons atgaaaccgGCAGTGGACGAGATGTTCCCGGAAGGAGCCGGTCCCTACGTGGATCTGGACGAG gcAGGAGGCAGCAGCGGTCTGCTCATGGACctggcagccaatgaaaaaGCTGTTCACTCTGATTTCTTTAATG ACTTTGAGGATCTTTTCGATGACGACGACCTGCAGTGA
- the otos gene encoding otospiralin — translation MNSSSSLHGSTDCSQDKMKLLVWLSIFFCLFACHFIDARVIPEGVPYDEPPAVPYWPYSTSDFWNYIEYFKSIGAYNHINEMARAFFAHQPIGDTLGYETNAGHEH, via the exons ATGaacagcagctcctctctgcACGGCTCCACCGACTGTTCACAG GACAAGATGAAGCTGTTGGTCTGGCTCAGTattttcttctgcctctttGCCTGTCATTTCATAG ATGCCAGAGTCATCCCAGAAGGAg TACCATATGATGAACCACCAGCTGTTCCCTACTGGCCTTACTCCACCTCTGACTTCTGGAACTACATTGAATACTTCAAATCTATCGGCGCCTACAACCACATCAATGAGATGGCCCGGGCTTTCTTTGCTCACCAGCCCATCGGAGACACCCTGGGATATGAGACCAACGCGGGGCACGAACATTGA